In one Balaenoptera musculus isolate JJ_BM4_2016_0621 chromosome 20, mBalMus1.pri.v3, whole genome shotgun sequence genomic region, the following are encoded:
- the LOC118886365 gene encoding keratin-associated protein 2-3-like has translation MTGSCFGPISSSLGCAGGCFQPRCCHDPRCCRPVSCKTTVCRPVTCVPRCTRPICEPRRRPVCYAPCSLQDGCCRPITCCPSSCQAVVCRPCCWTTTCCHPVSVQSPCCRHPCCQPDPCWATCRTSSCC, from the coding sequence ATGACCGGCTCCTGCTTCggccccatctcctcctccctgggCTGCGCCGGAGGCTGCTTCCAGCCCCGCTGCTGCCACGACCCCCGCTGCTGCCGCCCAGTGTCCTGCAAGACCACCGTGTGCCGCCCCGTGACCTGCGTGCCCCGCTGCACGCGCCCCATCTGTGAGCCCCGCCGCCGCCCGGTCTGCTACGCCCCGTGCAGCCTGCAGGACGGCTGCTGCCGCCCCATCACCTGCTGCCCCTCGTCCTGCCAGGCCGTGGTCTGCCGCCCCTGCTGCTGGACCACCACCTGCTGCCATCCCGTCTCTGTGCAGTCCCCGTGCTGCCGCCACCCCTGCTGCCAGCCGGACCCCTGCTGGGCCACCTGCAGGACTTCCTCCTGCTGCTGA
- the LOC118886366 gene encoding LOW QUALITY PROTEIN: keratin-associated protein 4-8-like (The sequence of the model RefSeq protein was modified relative to this genomic sequence to represent the inferred CDS: substituted 1 base at 1 genomic stop codon): MVSSCCSSVCSDQSCGQGLCQETCCHASCCXITCCRTTCCRPSCCVSSCCRPTCCISSCCRPHCCQSWCCQPTCCRPRCCISSCCRPSCCLRPICGRVSCYVTCYRPTCVTSTCPRPVCCASPCC; the protein is encoded by the coding sequence ATGGTCAGCTCCTGTTGCAGCTCTGTCTGCTCTGACCAGAGCTGTGGCCAAGGTCTCTGCCAGGAGACCTGCTGCCACGCCAGCTGCTGCTAGATCACTTGCTGCAGGACCACCTGCTGCCGTCCCAGCTGCTGTGTGTCCAGCTGCTGCAGGCCTACCTGCTGCATCTCTAGCTGCTGCAGGCCCCACTGTTGCCAGTCTTGGTGCTGCCAGCCCACCTGCTGCCGCCCCAGATGCTGCATTTCTAGTTGCTGCCGCCCCAGCTGCTGCTTGCGCCCAATCTGTGGCCGGGTCTCCTGCTACGTCACTTGCTATCGCCCCACCTGTGTCACCTCCACCTGCCCCCGCCCCGTGTGCTGTGCCTCCCCTTGCTGCTGA